From a single Chlamydia ibidis 10-1398/6 genomic region:
- a CDS encoding STAS domain-containing protein: MKSSSRLFNDILIVALEGALDAISVPKIQDFLESRVIEGVRKLVLNFQGVTYMSSAGIRLLFSVSKLMQKQSGLLCICCVQPSVNEVVHMAGIDQLLPVCSSEQECFAKF, from the coding sequence ATGAAAAGTTCGTCTAGATTGTTTAATGATATTTTAATTGTGGCTTTAGAGGGTGCATTAGATGCTATCTCTGTTCCAAAAATACAGGATTTCTTGGAATCTAGGGTGATCGAAGGGGTCAGGAAACTGGTTTTAAATTTTCAAGGAGTAACCTACATGAGTAGTGCGGGTATCCGTCTGCTATTTTCTGTATCCAAATTAATGCAAAAGCAGAGTGGCTTACTGTGTATTTGTTGTGTGCAACCCTCTGTAAATGAAGTGGTTCATATGGCCGGAATAGATCAGCTATTACCAGTTTGTAGCTCAGAACAAGAATGTTTTGCTAAGTTTTAA
- a CDS encoding HAD family hydrolase, with translation MFPFFFDLSAFYSGIVSNLLSSVSSDDLYSVAHDFVNQLNIGAFYSPILEKLDEALHDPRGEVIIFSSSPDFIVGPIAKRLGVSLWYASSYKNYFENQAVENQCLTGKRKAKILSYLKKIGGVRSHTFSDHILDLPFLLLGEEKTVVRPTGRLKKMARKYYWNII, from the coding sequence TTGTTTCCGTTTTTTTTTGATCTTTCTGCTTTTTATTCTGGGATTGTTTCTAATCTTCTTTCTTCAGTTTCTTCAGACGACCTATATTCTGTAGCTCATGATTTTGTTAATCAGTTGAATATAGGAGCTTTTTATTCTCCGATTTTGGAAAAGTTGGATGAAGCACTGCATGATCCTAGAGGAGAGGTAATTATTTTTTCTTCTTCTCCAGATTTTATTGTAGGGCCTATAGCAAAGAGGTTGGGAGTCAGTCTTTGGTATGCTTCTTCTTATAAAAATTATTTTGAAAATCAAGCAGTCGAAAATCAGTGTTTAACTGGCAAAAGGAAAGCAAAAATTTTAAGCTATTTAAAGAAGATAGGCGGAGTCAGGAGTCATACGTTTTCGGATCATATTCTGGACTTGCCTTTTTTGCTTCTTGGGGAAGAGAAGACCGTAGTTCGCCCTACTGGTCGTTTAAAAAAAATGGCTCGGAAGTATTATTGGAATATAATTTGA
- the mqnC gene encoding cyclic dehypoxanthinyl futalosine synthase: protein MSLSTRISVPEAFELFTSSPLEEIQKIADNLRRSRHPGNKVTYVLDANPNYTNICKIDCAFCAFYRKSSSPDAYLLSFNDFRILMERYVSMGIKTVLLQGGVHPNVGIDYLEELLRITIQEFPSIHPHFFSAVEISHAACVSGISLEEALTRLWDTGQRTIPGGGAEILSETVRKIVSPKKMGPNGWIDFHKLAHRIGFRTTATMMFGHVESSQDILLHLDTLRNAQDEKPGFYSFIPWSYKPGNTALRRRSPKQASPELYYRVLALSRIFLDNFDHIAASWFGEGKDMGVQGLHYGADDFGGTIIDESVHKCTGWSLKSSQEEMCEMIRSQGFTPIERNTFYQHLSG, encoded by the coding sequence ATGAGCTTGTCGACCAGAATCTCCGTCCCCGAAGCTTTTGAGTTATTCACCTCTAGTCCCTTAGAAGAAATACAAAAGATAGCAGATAATTTACGAAGAAGCCGCCATCCTGGTAATAAAGTTACCTATGTCCTGGATGCGAATCCCAATTATACAAACATTTGTAAAATTGATTGTGCATTTTGCGCTTTCTATAGAAAGTCATCCTCACCTGACGCGTATCTTTTGTCGTTTAATGACTTCCGCATCCTAATGGAACGATATGTTTCTATGGGAATAAAAACTGTCTTGCTTCAAGGCGGAGTCCACCCAAATGTTGGGATCGATTACTTAGAGGAACTATTACGTATTACTATTCAAGAATTCCCTTCTATACACCCGCATTTCTTCTCTGCCGTAGAAATTAGTCATGCTGCTTGTGTATCTGGAATTAGTCTGGAGGAAGCTTTAACACGTCTTTGGGATACAGGACAGCGAACTATTCCTGGCGGAGGAGCAGAAATTCTCTCAGAAACTGTTAGAAAAATCGTATCGCCAAAAAAAATGGGGCCTAATGGTTGGATTGACTTTCACAAGCTAGCACACCGTATAGGATTTCGTACAACCGCTACGATGATGTTTGGACATGTTGAATCCTCTCAAGACATTCTATTACATCTAGATACTTTACGTAACGCACAAGATGAGAAGCCGGGATTCTACAGTTTTATACCCTGGAGCTATAAACCAGGTAATACTGCCTTACGCCGTCGTTCCCCTAAACAAGCTTCTCCCGAATTATATTATCGTGTGCTTGCCCTTTCTAGAATCTTTCTTGACAACTTTGATCACATAGCCGCCTCATGGTTTGGAGAAGGAAAAGATATGGGTGTTCAAGGGTTGCATTATGGAGCTGATGATTTCGGCGGCACCATTATCGATGAAAGTGTTCATAAATGTACGGGATGGTCACTTAAAAGTTCTCAAGAGGAGATGTGTGAAATGATAAGATCGCAAGGGTTCACCCCAATTGAAAGAAATACATTCTATCAGCATTTATCCGGCTAA
- a CDS encoding KH domain-containing protein — MEEFVAYIVKNLVADPEAVEIRSIEDEANESIKLEIRVAPDDIGKIIGRRGNTIHALRTILRRVCARLKKKIQIDLIQPETSEDTVNSIASDFCSNSDSKSDISYSSCCVEATCCTPTEDVDIYSENESVCDCNHDHPSA; from the coding sequence ATGGAAGAGTTTGTAGCATATATCGTTAAGAATTTAGTTGCCGATCCTGAAGCTGTGGAAATTCGTTCTATTGAGGATGAGGCAAATGAATCTATAAAGTTAGAGATCCGTGTGGCTCCTGATGACATTGGGAAAATCATAGGAAGACGAGGCAACACTATACATGCTCTAAGAACTATTCTTAGACGGGTGTGCGCTCGATTAAAAAAGAAAATACAGATTGATTTGATTCAACCTGAAACAAGTGAAGATACTGTAAATAGTATTGCTAGTGACTTTTGTTCTAATTCCGATTCTAAATCAGATATCTCTTATTCGAGTTGCTGTGTAGAAGCCACTTGTTGTACACCTACTGAAGATGTCGACATCTATTCTGAGAATGAATCGGTTTGCGACTGTAACCACGACCACCCTTCTGCGTAG
- the miaA gene encoding tRNA (adenosine(37)-N6)-dimethylallyltransferase MiaA: MRPPEFYSNHNNSTECDICLDPQKSFVKLFKRSVVLLAGPTASGKTEVSLYLAPMINGEVVSVDSMQVYCGMDIGTAKVPLSSRKSIPHHLIDICHVQELFNAVDFYYHAVQACQSILARNKVPILVGGSGFYFHTFLVGPPEGPPADNEFRQQLLSSIEEHGLSPLYENLARKDPEYVRTITKNDRNKIIRGLEIIHITGKKVSEHSWVSKSSNPKEFNCRGWFLSPPKDVLKNNIINRCEKMLEDGLIDEVANLLNQGLLDNPSASKAIGYREWIDFLNRGGGSELYEQTKEQFIANSWQYTKKQKTWFRRYSTFQNINTLGMSAESIAQKIAQDYFLHG; this comes from the coding sequence ATGCGTCCTCCTGAATTCTATTCCAATCACAACAATTCTACTGAATGTGATATTTGCCTAGACCCTCAAAAATCTTTTGTAAAACTGTTCAAGCGCTCCGTGGTTTTGTTGGCTGGACCCACAGCTTCAGGAAAAACCGAAGTGTCTTTGTATCTAGCTCCTATGATTAATGGGGAAGTGGTTTCTGTTGACTCTATGCAGGTTTATTGTGGTATGGACATTGGTACTGCCAAGGTCCCTTTGTCTTCACGTAAGTCTATTCCACACCATCTCATAGATATTTGTCATGTCCAAGAACTATTTAACGCTGTCGATTTTTATTATCATGCTGTGCAGGCTTGTCAGAGTATTCTTGCAAGGAATAAGGTTCCTATATTAGTAGGTGGTTCAGGTTTTTATTTTCATACTTTTCTCGTTGGGCCTCCTGAAGGTCCCCCAGCAGATAACGAGTTTCGGCAACAGTTATTATCTTCTATAGAGGAGCATGGCCTGTCTCCTTTGTATGAGAATCTCGCAAGGAAAGATCCTGAATATGTTCGTACGATTACTAAAAATGATAGGAATAAAATTATTCGGGGATTAGAAATTATTCATATTACGGGTAAAAAAGTATCCGAACATTCTTGGGTTTCTAAGTCCTCTAACCCTAAGGAATTTAATTGTCGTGGATGGTTTTTATCCCCTCCGAAAGATGTCCTAAAAAATAATATTATTAATCGTTGTGAAAAGATGTTAGAGGATGGGTTAATTGATGAGGTTGCTAATTTGCTTAATCAAGGGCTTCTGGATAACCCATCAGCATCTAAGGCTATTGGGTATCGTGAATGGATAGATTTTTTAAATCGTGGAGGAGGGAGCGAGCTATATGAACAAACTAAGGAACAATTTATTGCCAACAGTTGGCAGTATACTAAAAAGCAAAAAACATGGTTTAGAAGGTATTCTACATTTCAGAATATCAATACATTAGGGATGTCGGCAGAATCAATAGCGCAGAAGATAGCTCAAGATTATTTTCTTCATGGTTAG
- a CDS encoding coiled-coil domain-containing protein, whose translation MDTSDNSFHSSEAEQGSTVVSREEFSIKGDEVSNSTMINESFTIFTQELSAFSSVEEQVAFSLDRMEQALRSPQGADLKLFWTIRKHCLPLFHQVDNTSKRSDYWRRYIDLTKEGRHIKTLQDEEGTFVVGQIELAISCLEQDIALFLEGNSSVNTQESDASFLETHALDRHKDFYKALHSSLLWLSSFSTKIIDLRKELMNVGMRMRLKSRFFQRLSALGNHVFPKRKELIEQVSAAFLGDVNSFVSRYFSHADKDALKRSVFFLRKEIKSLQQAAKSLAVSSTVFSETRLKLSECWDQLKGLEKEIRQEQGRLRIVSAENSQEVRRQLSEGRQMLDNGVDLLQIRKYLDGIAKHIRAVDLIHDDVVALKNELQTLFDLLKEKQDLAEKVYQEQLAKDRQVKQEAIQLLSDRISEFATACSVKNISPNARVEWQELKDALGKVSFLSPTQKISLDNKLNVAWQHIVAFFEEQLLSSPDSREKLINMRQVLEQRLERRRELKDKLEKDKKLLGSSGLDFDRAMQYSALVEEDKLAIEELDAAILDLRRQIQQLT comes from the coding sequence ATGGATACTTCAGACAACAGCTTTCATTCTTCAGAAGCAGAACAAGGTTCTACAGTGGTTTCTAGAGAGGAATTTTCCATCAAAGGAGATGAAGTTTCTAATTCCACAATGATTAATGAATCCTTCACTATATTTACTCAAGAATTGTCCGCTTTTTCTTCAGTGGAAGAACAGGTGGCTTTCAGTTTAGACCGAATGGAGCAGGCTTTGAGAAGTCCCCAGGGAGCTGATTTAAAGTTGTTCTGGACGATCCGTAAGCATTGCTTGCCACTTTTCCATCAAGTGGATAATACTTCTAAGCGTTCCGATTATTGGCGTCGTTATATTGATTTGACGAAAGAGGGACGCCACATCAAAACTCTTCAAGATGAAGAGGGTACTTTTGTTGTTGGACAGATTGAATTAGCTATATCTTGTCTTGAGCAAGATATAGCTCTTTTTTTAGAAGGTAATAGTTCTGTTAATACTCAAGAGAGTGATGCTAGTTTCTTAGAGACTCATGCCTTAGATAGACATAAAGATTTTTATAAGGCATTGCACAGTTCGTTACTCTGGCTTAGTAGTTTTTCTACGAAGATTATAGATCTTCGCAAGGAACTTATGAACGTCGGTATGCGTATGCGCCTTAAGAGCAGATTTTTTCAAAGATTGTCTGCTTTAGGGAATCATGTGTTTCCTAAGAGAAAAGAGCTTATAGAACAGGTGAGTGCGGCATTTTTAGGGGATGTTAATTCTTTTGTATCTCGATATTTTTCTCATGCCGATAAAGACGCATTGAAGCGTTCTGTTTTTTTTTTAAGGAAGGAGATCAAAAGTCTTCAGCAGGCGGCTAAGTCCTTAGCAGTGTCTTCGACTGTGTTCTCAGAAACGCGTTTGAAGTTGAGTGAGTGTTGGGATCAGCTGAAGGGGTTAGAGAAAGAAATTCGGCAAGAACAGGGACGTCTTCGTATTGTTTCTGCAGAGAACTCTCAGGAGGTGCGCAGGCAACTTTCTGAGGGACGCCAAATGTTGGATAATGGTGTTGATCTCTTGCAGATTCGCAAATATTTGGACGGAATTGCTAAACATATACGAGCTGTGGATCTTATCCATGATGATGTTGTTGCATTAAAGAATGAATTGCAGACACTTTTTGATCTTCTTAAGGAAAAACAGGACCTAGCTGAGAAAGTTTATCAGGAGCAACTAGCAAAGGATAGACAGGTAAAGCAAGAAGCGATTCAGTTGCTTAGTGATAGAATCTCGGAATTTGCGACTGCGTGTAGTGTTAAAAATATTTCTCCTAACGCTCGAGTAGAGTGGCAAGAGCTCAAAGATGCTCTTGGTAAAGTTTCTTTCCTTTCTCCAACACAAAAAATATCTTTAGATAATAAGTTGAATGTTGCTTGGCAGCATATTGTTGCTTTTTTTGAGGAACAGCTCTTATCTTCTCCAGATTCTCGTGAAAAATTGATAAATATGCGTCAAGTTTTGGAACAAAGATTAGAACGTCGTAGAGAATTGAAGGATAAATTAGAAAAAGATAAGAAACTTCTAGGATCCTCTGGGTTGGATTTTGATCGAGCTATGCAATATAGTGCTCTTGTTGAAGAGGACAAACTTGCCATTGAGGAACTTGATGCGGCAATTCTTGATTTGAGGCGACAAATTCAGCAGTTGACATGA
- a CDS encoding cell division protein FtsQ/DivIB: protein MLFSPGPRYSFTHALGYITLSVLIFVPTARWLLFPDVSCISEGKPVPIKNIFLMPMSQNKLQGTIFSELLELYADSPSYLNQFSTKQAEILLEKQKVFSHIAIKKVPDNKGIVISYALHTPIAYLANKTNTLIDQSGNFFPCQPFFRPLKLPRIFFAKQDLEYPVLPSWKMDIISILLRELMNDVPTSIDVSSTDNYPGEVVITLHSGTLLRLRRNSLEKAIKCYHIARERQLIKQDKQYLVDLRFPNYLLVKEL, encoded by the coding sequence ATGCTTTTTTCTCCCGGACCAAGATATTCTTTTACCCATGCACTTGGGTATATCACCTTAAGCGTGCTTATCTTTGTTCCCACAGCACGTTGGCTATTGTTCCCTGACGTTTCTTGCATATCAGAAGGGAAACCTGTTCCAATAAAGAATATCTTTCTTATGCCGATGTCGCAAAACAAACTTCAAGGGACAATATTCTCCGAACTACTTGAGCTTTACGCAGACAGCCCCTCGTACTTAAACCAGTTTTCTACCAAACAAGCAGAAATTCTACTAGAGAAGCAAAAAGTATTCTCCCATATTGCCATAAAAAAAGTTCCTGATAATAAAGGCATTGTCATCTCTTATGCTTTACATACTCCGATTGCGTATTTAGCGAATAAAACAAATACCTTGATCGACCAGTCTGGGAATTTTTTCCCATGCCAACCTTTCTTTAGACCTTTAAAACTCCCTAGAATCTTCTTTGCTAAACAAGATCTAGAATATCCTGTTTTGCCAAGCTGGAAAATGGATATCATTAGCATTCTTTTGAGAGAACTAATGAATGATGTCCCAACATCTATTGATGTTTCCTCTACAGACAACTATCCCGGAGAAGTAGTGATCACCTTACATTCTGGTACACTTCTACGTTTGAGGCGTAATTCTCTAGAAAAAGCGATCAAATGTTACCATATCGCACGTGAACGTCAATTAATTAAGCAGGACAAGCAATATTTAGTTGATCTACGATTCCCTAACTATCTTTTAGTAAAAGAACTATGA